A single window of Salvia splendens isolate huo1 chromosome 6, SspV2, whole genome shotgun sequence DNA harbors:
- the LOC121807336 gene encoding E3 ubiquitin-protein ligase RDUF2-like isoform X1, with protein MSTARRPGVVVNGVQRARTHHYYWCQRCQRSIRTTTTNPSEVLCPRCFGQIRHELDVSRPGPLLESGLEPSPAARVLDALARMLDPPTPPRRRQIEDSESSRRRSLILLQFIGPDGPPTEPAPPVVTGSDRGGARAAAVEALPVVEVSEERLKSEWCCPVCKEDFEVGVRVRELPCKHFYHDDCIIPWLQMHNTCPVCRYEVQGLPSNNNDGNNNNNNDLNSNFFFPGDDYDLGYRGGEEEGDDSGNWRWPEIFSSRPFSFLMNWANLCLDFLDDNIARGGSIDSEQQLVETIQS; from the exons ATGTCTACGGCTCGTCGACCCGGCGTGGTAGTGAACGGCGTTCAAAGAGCAAGAACCCACCACTACTATTGGTGCCAGCGCTGCCAACGCTCCATCagaaccaccaccaccaacccCTCCGAGGTCCTATGCCCGCGCTGCTTCGGCCAAATCCGCCACGAGCTCGACGTCTCGAGGCCGGGCCCCCTCCTGGAGTCCGGCCTCGAGCCCTCTCCAGCCGCCCGCGTGCTGGACGCCCTCGCCCGGATGCTCGACCCGCCCACCCCGCCCCGCCGCCGCCAAATCGAAGACAGCGAAAGCAGCAGGCGCCGCTCCTTGATACTGCTTCAGTTCATCGGGCCCGATGGTCCTCCCACCGAGCCCGCTCCTCCCGTGGTTACCGGGAGTGATAGGGGCGGGGCTagggcggcggcggtggaggcgCTGCCGGTGGTGGAGGTGAGCGAGGAGCGGCTGAAGAGCGAGTGGTGCTGCCCGGTTTGCAAGGAGGATTTCGAGGTTGGGGTGAGAGTTAGGGAGCTTCCGTGCAAGCACTTCTATCATGACGATTGCATTATTCCTTGGCTGCAAATGCACAACACGTGCCCCGTGTGTCGCTACGAGGTGCAAGGGCTACCGTCTAACAACAACGAcggcaacaacaacaacaataacgaCCTGAATAGTAATTTCTTCTTCCCTGGTGATGACTACGATCTTGGATATAGGGGCGGAGAAGAAGAAGGTGATGATTCTGGAAACTGGAGGTGGCCGGAAATCTTCTCGTCGAGGCCATTCAGTTTCCTTATGAATTGGGCAAATCTATGCCTTGACTTTCTTGACGACAACATCGCTCGCGGAG GTAGCATAGACTCGGAGCAACAATTGGTGGAAACGATTCAGAGTTAA
- the LOC121807336 gene encoding E3 ubiquitin-protein ligase RDUF2-like isoform X2, which yields MSTARRPGVVVNGVQRARTHHYYWCQRCQRSIRTTTTNPSEVLCPRCFGQIRHELDVSRPGPLLESGLEPSPAARVLDALARMLDPPTPPRRRQIEDSESSRRRSLILLQFIGPDGPPTEPAPPVVTGSDRGGARAAAVEALPVVEVSEERLKSEWCCPVCKEDFEVGVRVRELPCKHFYHDDCIIPWLQMHNTCPVCRYEVQGLPSNNNDGNNNNNNDLNSNFFFPGDDYDLGYRGGEEEGDDSGNWRWPEIFSSRPFSFLMNWANLCLDFLDDNIARGGNSWWRSWPMP from the exons ATGTCTACGGCTCGTCGACCCGGCGTGGTAGTGAACGGCGTTCAAAGAGCAAGAACCCACCACTACTATTGGTGCCAGCGCTGCCAACGCTCCATCagaaccaccaccaccaacccCTCCGAGGTCCTATGCCCGCGCTGCTTCGGCCAAATCCGCCACGAGCTCGACGTCTCGAGGCCGGGCCCCCTCCTGGAGTCCGGCCTCGAGCCCTCTCCAGCCGCCCGCGTGCTGGACGCCCTCGCCCGGATGCTCGACCCGCCCACCCCGCCCCGCCGCCGCCAAATCGAAGACAGCGAAAGCAGCAGGCGCCGCTCCTTGATACTGCTTCAGTTCATCGGGCCCGATGGTCCTCCCACCGAGCCCGCTCCTCCCGTGGTTACCGGGAGTGATAGGGGCGGGGCTagggcggcggcggtggaggcgCTGCCGGTGGTGGAGGTGAGCGAGGAGCGGCTGAAGAGCGAGTGGTGCTGCCCGGTTTGCAAGGAGGATTTCGAGGTTGGGGTGAGAGTTAGGGAGCTTCCGTGCAAGCACTTCTATCATGACGATTGCATTATTCCTTGGCTGCAAATGCACAACACGTGCCCCGTGTGTCGCTACGAGGTGCAAGGGCTACCGTCTAACAACAACGAcggcaacaacaacaacaataacgaCCTGAATAGTAATTTCTTCTTCCCTGGTGATGACTACGATCTTGGATATAGGGGCGGAGAAGAAGAAGGTGATGATTCTGGAAACTGGAGGTGGCCGGAAATCTTCTCGTCGAGGCCATTCAGTTTCCTTATGAATTGGGCAAATCTATGCCTTGACTTTCTTGACGACAACATCGCTCGCGGAG GTAACTCTTGGTGGCGATCTTGGCCCATGCCATAG
- the LOC121806722 gene encoding protein RETICULATA-RELATED 1, chloroplastic-like, which produces MSHSAFQAAQIMPLAPTTKSLSSTLQPIATISLRPASPPFPGRRRRHYFTVRASSSALVDGDANAHLERCFQASPDAPSSTPSSSSVEFGPTMKGGQYGAFGSVTLEKSKLDMTKKETKSSAQIETGGGGGNQGKGLSHGGGDGGDDGGDDDDYFDDFDEGDEGDEGGPFRRRIILGELFDRKFVDAILNEWQKTIMDLPAGFRQAYEMGMVSSAQLVKFLAINARPTTARFISQSLPQGLSRAFIGRMIADPAFMLRLLLEQASTIGCSVLWEIQNRKERIKQEWDLALINVLTVTACNAIVVWSLAPCRSYGTTFQTDLQNTLQKLPNNIFEASYKYRDFDIQKRLISFLYKAAELSMVGFTAGAAQGALSNFAARKKEGRLSVSVPSVSTNALGYGAFLGLYANLRYQLLCGFERATTSYFDVIGVALFFSTALRVLNVQVGETSRLAWLGVEADPLVQSEDLLKAYNRPSEGVNQSSSKWFISKNAIVSGLGLLGIRQGHTDSKVEGDAPAPKARRKRIVKRKVATS; this is translated from the exons ATGTCTCATTCAGCGTTCCAAGCAGCGCAGATTATGCCTCTCGCGCCAACGACCAAATCCTTGTCGTCCACCTTGCAGCCAATTGCAACCATTTCCCTGCGTCCAGCATCGCCGCCGTTTCCCGGCAGGCGGCGGAGGCATTATTTTACAGTTAGGGCTTCATCTTCTGCGTTGGTTGACGGTGACGCTAATGCGCACCTTGAGCGATGCTTTCAGGCTTCGCCTGATGCTCCGTCTTCAACTCCTTCTTCCAGCTCCGTGGAGTTTGGCCCCACTATGAAGGGGGGACAGTACGGGGCGTTCGGATCAGTTACCTTGGAGAAATCGAAGCTGGATATGACGAAGAAGGAAACTAAGTCTAGTGCTCAG ATTGAAaccgggggtggaggtggcaatCAGGGGAAGGGTCTTAGTCATGGCGGTGGTGATGGAGGCGATGATGGTGGCGATGATGACGATTACTTTGACGATTTTGATGAGGGTGATGAGGGAGACGAGGGTGGACCGTTTAGGAGAAGGATCATTCTGGGGGAG TTGTTTGATAGGAAATTTGTTGATGCTATATTAAATGAGTGGCAAAAGACAATTATGGATTTGCCAGCTGGGTTTCGTCAAGCCTATGAAATG GGTATGGTTAGTTCTGCTCAATTAGTAAAGTTTCTTGCAATTAATGCCAGGCCAACCACAGCAAGGTTCATCTCACAGTCTCTTCCCCAAGGACTATCTAGAGCATTTATTGGCAG GATGATTGCCGATCCAGCATTTATGCTCAGACTGCTTCTTGAGCAGGCAAGTACAATTGGTTGTTCTGTTTTGTGGGAGATCCAGAATCGAAAAGAGAG GATAAAGCAGGAATGGGATCTTGCCCTCATCAATGTGCTCACTGTGACAGCTTGCAATGCAATTGTTGTTTGGTCTCTTGCCCCCTGTCGTTCATATGGAACTACCTTCCAAACTGATTTGCAGAATACTTTGCAAAAGCTCccaaataatatttttgaaGCTAGCTATAAATATAGAGACTTTGACATCCAAAAGAGACTTATATCATTCCTTTACAAAGCTGCAGAGTTAAGTATGGTAGGATTTACGGCCGGAGCTGCACAGGGGGCTCTATCAAATTTTGCAGCCAGGAAAAAGGAGGGAAG GTTATCAGTGAGCGTTCCATCTGTTAGCACCAATGCACTCGGTTATGGAGCTTTTCTTGGTCTCTATGCCAATCTACGGTATCAACTCCTATGTGGTTTTGAGAGAGCTACGACCAGTTACTTCGATGTTATTGGAGTAGCTCTGTTCTTCAGCACTGCTTTGAG GGTCCTGAATGTTCAAGTGGGAGAAACGTCTAGGTTGGCTTGGCTTGGTGTTGAAGCTGATCCATTGGTTCAATCGGAGGATCTCCTGAAAGCTTACAACAGACCTTCAGAAGGCGTAAACCAGTCTTCTTCAAAATGGTTCATATCCAAAAACGCTATTGTCTCTGGGCTCGGGCTTCTTGGGATCAGACAAGGACACACTGACTCTAAAGTGGAGGGTGATGCACCTGCTCCCAAGGCTAGGAGGAAGAGAATTGTCAAAAGGAAGGTGGCAACAAGTTGA